ACCATCCCGCGTCCGGCGCGCCGCCGGCGAGATAGCTGTAGTACAGCAGCAGCCCCCCAAACACGAGGAACCAGAAGCTCATCGCGTTCATCCGAGGAAACGCGATGTCGCGAGCGCCGACCTGGAGCGGCACGATGTACGTGGCGAACCCGATCAGCATCGGCATGACGACGAGGAAGATCATCGTCGTGCCGTGCATGGTGAAGATCTCGTTGAACGCCTGCGGGCCGAGGAACGTGTTTTCCGGGCGAATCAGCTGGGTACGGATGAGGAGCGCCTGCACCCCGCCGGCCAGGAAGAAGATCAGCGTCGCGATCAAGTACATGATCCCGACCTGTTTGTGGTCGAGCGAGGCGATCCAGCTGAACCACCCCGCGGCGGGCTCGTCGGCCGCCGGCGCGGCGACGTCGCGCGGGAGCGAGAGGTCGCTCACCGGCGCGTCTCCAGATAGGCGACGAGATCCCGGACCTGGTCGCCGGTCAGGTGAAAGTTCGGCATCAGCGTCCCGGGCTTGAGCGCGTTCGGATCGGCGATCCAGCGCGCCAGGGTCTCCGGCGTGTTCACGATCCGGCCGCCGGCGAGCGTCGCGCGCGTTGCCACGTGCACCAGCTCGGGGCCCACGGCGACCCCGGTGGCGTGGCAGCTGTCGCAGGTCAGCGCGCGGTACAGCGTCATCCCGGCGACCGCGTCGGGCGCGGTCGGGGCCGCCGCCGGCTGCTGCCGCGCGCGCAGCCACGCGTCAAACGCACCCGGCGCCTGCGCGATCACCGCGATCCGCATCCACGCGTGCTGAACGCCGCAGAACTCGACGCACGCGCCGAGATACGTCCCCGGCGCATTCGCCTCGAGCCAGATCGCGGCCGGGTATCCGGGGGTGAGATCCTCTTTGCGCGCGAGCTGCGGCAC
Above is a window of bacterium DNA encoding:
- the coxB gene encoding cytochrome c oxidase subunit II gives rise to the protein PMPMSSPFNAASPQALAIKSLFLFVLWLGLGVFVIVAGLVLTAAIRFRARAGGSEAPQEEGRPKWEIVWTGAAALLLAVILIPTIAVMRTADPARGAHAPDLVVIGHQWWWEIRYPASGVVTANEVHIPTGRPLLVRLISADVIHDFWVPQLARKEDLTPGYPAAIWLEANAPGTYLGACVEFCGVQHAWMRIAVIAQAPGAFDAWLRARQQPAAAPTAPDAVAGMTLYRALTCDSCHATGVAVGPELVHVATRATLAGGRIVNTPETLARWIADPNALKPGTLMPNFHLTGDQVRDLVAYLETRR